The Streptomyces sp. NBC_01689 genome includes a window with the following:
- the ltaE gene encoding low-specificity L-threonine aldolase, translating into MPTTDSARAAASVDVSPAEHGAAAAHDEPGHLIDLRSDTVTRPTEAMRRAMAEAEVGDDVFGDDPTVNALQERIAGILGFESALFVSSGTQSNLCALLTHCGRGDEYIAGQMAHTYRWEGGGAAVLGGIQPQPLPHRADGTLDPRDIAAAVKPDDPHFARTRLLCLENTIGGRAVSMDYLKTATRIARDRGLATHLDGARLFNAAVAGGDDPYEQARRIAGHFDSVSVCFSKGLGAPVGSALVGSREFVAGARRWRKVLGGGMRQAGVLAAGALHALDHHVTRLADDHAHAALFAEGLKGLEGLTVDPSGTNMVFAKPAPGLDADEMGARLGRRGLLCAAYPGQLRFVFHLDVTRPDVERVVRIVRETVTETMGGPSAS; encoded by the coding sequence GTGCCGACCACCGATAGCGCCCGCGCCGCCGCCTCCGTCGACGTCTCTCCCGCCGAGCACGGGGCGGCCGCCGCCCACGACGAGCCCGGTCACCTCATCGATCTGCGCAGCGACACCGTCACCCGGCCCACCGAGGCCATGCGCCGGGCGATGGCCGAGGCCGAGGTGGGGGACGACGTCTTCGGCGACGACCCCACCGTCAACGCGCTCCAGGAGCGGATCGCCGGGATTCTCGGATTCGAGTCCGCGCTGTTCGTCTCCTCGGGGACCCAGAGCAACCTCTGCGCCCTGCTGACCCACTGCGGTCGCGGGGACGAGTACATCGCCGGTCAGATGGCCCACACGTACCGGTGGGAAGGCGGTGGCGCGGCCGTCCTCGGTGGCATTCAGCCCCAGCCGCTGCCGCACCGGGCGGACGGAACGCTCGACCCGCGGGACATCGCGGCGGCCGTGAAGCCGGACGACCCGCACTTCGCCCGGACCCGGTTGCTCTGCCTGGAGAACACCATCGGCGGCCGGGCAGTCTCCATGGACTACCTCAAGACGGCCACGCGGATCGCCCGGGACCGCGGACTGGCCACGCACCTCGACGGGGCGCGGCTGTTCAACGCCGCCGTGGCCGGCGGCGACGACCCGTACGAGCAGGCACGACGGATCGCCGGTCACTTCGACAGCGTCTCGGTCTGCTTCAGCAAGGGACTGGGCGCGCCGGTCGGCTCGGCACTCGTGGGGTCCCGGGAGTTCGTGGCGGGCGCGCGACGCTGGCGCAAGGTCCTCGGCGGCGGGATGCGTCAGGCGGGCGTCCTGGCGGCCGGTGCCCTCCACGCGCTCGACCACCACGTGACCCGGCTCGCGGACGACCACGCGCACGCCGCGCTCTTCGCCGAGGGGCTGAAGGGGCTGGAGGGTCTGACCGTCGACCCGAGCGGCACCAACATGGTCTTCGCGAAGCCCGCTCCCGGTCTCGACGCCGACGAGATGGGCGCCCGGCTGGGGCGTCGTGGCCTGCTGTGCGCGGCCTACCCGGGCCAACTGCGCTTCGTGTTCCACCTGGACGTGACGCGCCCCGACGTGGAACGCGTGGTACGGATCGTCCGCGAGACCGTGACGGAAACGATGGGCGGACCGTCCGCGAGCTGA
- a CDS encoding ROK family protein — MPLSLRPLFAGIDIGGTTTQVVVCSDDLKVLDRAETATPAREGGPAMVGAALDALAPLLARTPGRLVGAGIGAAGVVDSANGRILVASDSFSGWAGFAVTAAVEDALGVPAYLDNDVNAFLYGEVHGGAVRGEADVLGMTLGTGVGGALWTNGVLYAGPHGAAGEIGHIPGFGDLPCSCGGRGHLETLASGRSIGARYADRTGLRRSAREVAEAAAAGDDDALAVYRAAGAGIARAIVITAGVADITTVVVGGGVSRAWPLLEPLVLSALAAEPPISGHPVRLVRAALASDAVPVGAAARVRGELGTGLRALT; from the coding sequence ATGCCCCTCTCTCTCCGGCCGCTGTTCGCCGGCATCGACATCGGCGGCACCACCACCCAGGTGGTGGTCTGCTCCGACGACCTGAAGGTCCTCGACCGCGCCGAGACCGCCACCCCGGCACGCGAGGGCGGCCCGGCCATGGTCGGCGCCGCGCTCGACGCGCTCGCCCCGCTGCTGGCCCGTACCCCGGGCCGGCTGGTGGGCGCCGGAATCGGTGCCGCCGGGGTGGTGGACTCCGCGAACGGCCGCATCCTGGTCGCCAGCGACTCCTTCAGCGGCTGGGCCGGCTTCGCCGTCACCGCCGCCGTCGAGGACGCCCTCGGCGTCCCCGCCTACCTGGACAACGACGTCAACGCCTTCCTCTACGGGGAGGTCCACGGCGGAGCGGTGCGCGGCGAGGCCGACGTCCTCGGCATGACCCTCGGGACCGGTGTCGGCGGCGCCCTGTGGACCAACGGCGTCCTGTACGCGGGTCCGCACGGCGCGGCCGGCGAGATCGGGCACATCCCCGGCTTCGGGGACCTGCCCTGCTCCTGCGGCGGCCGTGGCCACCTGGAGACGCTGGCCTCCGGCCGCTCCATCGGCGCTCGGTACGCCGACCGCACCGGCCTGCGCCGCAGCGCACGCGAGGTCGCCGAGGCCGCCGCCGCCGGAGACGACGACGCGCTCGCGGTGTACCGCGCCGCGGGGGCGGGCATCGCCCGCGCGATCGTGATCACGGCGGGCGTCGCCGACATCACGACGGTGGTCGTCGGCGGTGGCGTCAGTCGCGCCTGGCCCCTGCTGGAACCCCTCGTCCTCTCCGCGCTCGCCGCCGAACCCCCGATCAGCGGTCACCCCGTCCGCCTGGTCAGGGCCGCCCTGGCCTCCGACGCGGTGCCGGTCGGCGCCGCGGCCCGTGTCCGGGGCGAACTGGGCACGGGGCTGCGCGCGTTGACGTAG
- a CDS encoding dipeptide ABC transporter ATP-binding protein, giving the protein MTATTKGSPARTAAPGPILELDGLGVVFTTETGEVPAVKGVSLQVRPGETLALVGESGSGKSTIALAAMGLLTGNARTTGSAVIGGTEIVGTSENGLAALRGKTASMVFQEPATALDPLTRIGRQIAEVIRNHREVTSKDAAAEAVDLLRRVGIPEPEKRARAYPFQLSGGQRQRVVIAMAIANEPRLLIADEPTTALDVTVQAEILDLLRRLAVETGTGVLLVTHNMGVVADFADRVAVMYHGEIVETGSVEDVLLRPTHDYTRRLLAAVPRLSVAETPEKAAGAPVTTASASAPRPTAEPSVPPARSGAAEDRPVVELRDISVVFGRGKTAVHALDEVSFQVGAAETLGLVGESGSGKSTAARVALGLIPPTSGTVSLFGADLGRTRARARRALRAGIGVVLQDPVASLDARMTIGECVAEPLRIHRRELSAKDRQARIADVLDRVRLPREVARRTPRELSGGQRQRVSLARALVLEPRLLVADEPTSALDVSVQEAVLEVITELQGDLGFACLFVSHDLAVVQHFAQRVVVMRAGRIEEQGSTGTTLLHPETDYTRRLLAAVPVPDPVVQRGRRAERLATLAAGRTEAQA; this is encoded by the coding sequence ATGACCGCCACCACCAAGGGCTCCCCCGCCCGCACCGCAGCACCCGGCCCGATCCTCGAACTCGACGGCCTCGGCGTGGTCTTCACCACCGAGACCGGTGAGGTACCCGCGGTCAAGGGCGTGTCCCTCCAGGTCCGGCCGGGTGAGACGCTGGCCCTCGTCGGCGAGTCCGGCTCCGGCAAGTCGACGATCGCTCTCGCCGCGATGGGTCTGCTCACCGGCAACGCCCGTACCACCGGCAGCGCCGTGATCGGCGGCACCGAGATCGTGGGCACCTCGGAGAACGGCCTCGCGGCGCTCCGCGGAAAGACCGCCTCCATGGTGTTCCAGGAGCCGGCCACCGCGCTCGACCCGCTCACCCGCATCGGCAGACAGATCGCCGAGGTGATCCGCAACCACCGCGAGGTGACCTCCAAGGACGCCGCCGCCGAGGCCGTCGACCTGCTGCGCCGGGTCGGCATCCCCGAACCGGAGAAGCGGGCCCGCGCCTACCCGTTCCAGCTCTCCGGCGGACAGCGCCAGCGGGTCGTCATCGCCATGGCCATCGCCAACGAGCCCAGGCTGCTCATCGCCGACGAGCCGACCACCGCCCTCGACGTGACCGTGCAGGCCGAGATCCTCGACCTGCTGCGCCGGCTCGCCGTCGAGACCGGCACCGGCGTCCTGCTCGTCACCCACAACATGGGCGTCGTCGCCGACTTCGCGGACCGGGTCGCCGTCATGTACCACGGGGAGATCGTGGAGACCGGGTCGGTGGAGGACGTCCTGCTGCGTCCCACCCACGACTACACCCGGCGTCTGCTGGCCGCCGTGCCCCGGCTCTCCGTCGCCGAGACCCCGGAGAAGGCGGCCGGCGCGCCCGTCACGACTGCGTCGGCGTCCGCGCCCCGTCCGACGGCCGAACCGTCGGTCCCGCCCGCCCGGTCCGGCGCCGCCGAGGACCGCCCGGTGGTCGAACTGCGCGACATCAGCGTGGTGTTCGGCCGCGGGAAGACGGCCGTGCACGCCCTCGACGAAGTGTCGTTCCAGGTAGGAGCGGCCGAGACCCTGGGTCTGGTCGGCGAGTCCGGCTCGGGCAAGTCGACCGCCGCCCGCGTCGCGCTCGGTCTGATCCCGCCCACGTCCGGGACCGTCTCCCTGTTCGGCGCCGACCTCGGCCGCACCCGTGCCCGGGCCCGCCGCGCGCTGCGGGCCGGCATCGGTGTGGTGCTCCAGGACCCGGTGGCCTCCCTCGACGCCCGGATGACCATCGGCGAGTGCGTCGCCGAACCCCTCCGGATCCACCGTCGCGAGCTGTCCGCGAAGGACCGGCAGGCCAGGATCGCCGACGTCCTCGACCGGGTCCGGCTGCCCCGCGAGGTCGCCCGGCGCACACCCCGCGAACTCTCCGGGGGCCAGCGCCAGCGGGTCAGCCTGGCCCGCGCCCTGGTGCTGGAACCCCGGCTGCTGGTCGCGGACGAACCCACCAGCGCGCTCGACGTGAGCGTGCAGGAAGCGGTCCTGGAAGTGATCACCGAACTCCAGGGTGATCTGGGCTTCGCCTGCCTGTTCGTCTCCCACGACCTCGCCGTCGTGCAGCACTTCGCCCAGCGCGTCGTCGTGATGCGCGCCGGCCGGATCGAGGAGCAGGGCTCCACCGGGACGACCCTGTTGCACCCGGAGACCGATTACACCCGTCGTCTGCTGGCCGCCGTGCCGGTGCCCGACCCGGTGGTGCAGCGGGGCCGCAGGGCCGAACGCCTGGCCACCCTCGCGGCCGGCCGTACGGAGGCACAGGCGTGA
- a CDS encoding ABC transporter permease has product MSAVIQPDPAPAKAAAPHEATSTRLAVRRFLRNRLAVVGLAVVVFFFLFCFAGPLVYSTDQTHTLLQQVNLAPSGAHWLGTDAVGHDELGRLMYGGKVSLIVGLAAGVLATCIGTLWGAAAGYAGGWIDAVMMRIVDAGIAIPALFILLVVSAITTPGLAGLVLILGLVSWLVPSRLVRAETLTLKNRDYVLTLRAIGGTHARAILRHILPNSVSTVIVAATFQVADAILLVAYVSYLGMGVRPPQTDWGGMLSAGLTAAYSGYWWLILPPGLAIILVVWAFNAIGDGLRDAFDVRGRG; this is encoded by the coding sequence ATGAGCGCCGTCATCCAGCCGGACCCGGCCCCGGCGAAGGCCGCCGCTCCGCACGAGGCCACCAGCACCCGCCTCGCCGTCCGCCGCTTCCTGCGCAACCGGCTGGCCGTCGTCGGACTGGCCGTCGTCGTGTTCTTCTTCCTGTTCTGCTTCGCCGGCCCGCTGGTGTACTCCACCGACCAGACCCACACCCTGCTCCAGCAGGTCAACCTCGCTCCCAGCGGCGCCCACTGGCTCGGCACCGACGCCGTCGGCCACGACGAGCTGGGCCGGCTCATGTACGGCGGCAAGGTCTCGCTGATCGTCGGCCTCGCCGCGGGCGTCCTCGCCACCTGCATCGGCACCCTGTGGGGCGCCGCCGCCGGTTACGCGGGCGGCTGGATCGACGCCGTGATGATGCGGATCGTGGACGCCGGCATCGCGATCCCCGCGCTGTTCATCCTGCTGGTGGTCTCCGCCATCACCACACCGGGCCTCGCCGGACTCGTCCTCATCCTGGGCCTGGTGTCCTGGCTGGTGCCGTCCCGGCTGGTCCGCGCCGAGACACTCACCCTGAAGAACCGGGACTACGTCCTGACCCTGCGCGCCATCGGCGGCACGCACGCCCGGGCGATCCTGCGGCACATCCTGCCGAACTCGGTCTCGACCGTCATCGTCGCCGCGACCTTCCAGGTCGCCGACGCCATCCTGCTGGTCGCGTACGTCTCCTACCTGGGCATGGGTGTCCGGCCGCCGCAGACCGACTGGGGCGGCATGCTCTCCGCCGGTCTCACCGCCGCCTACTCCGGCTACTGGTGGCTCATCCTGCCGCCCGGCCTGGCCATCATCCTGGTGGTGTGGGCGTTCAACGCGATCGGGGACGGGCTCCGCGACGCATTCGATGTGAGGGGACGCGGATGA
- a CDS encoding ABC transporter permease, whose product MSTSSYLIRRVLQAVVVIVIVTIVVFGLLHALPGGPARGILGPQATAQQIARFNHEQGLDKSLPVQYFHYLGQLLRGDLGTSYTLNEPVSQLIGERLPKTLVLTLLSALVGLVLAIPLGMWQAVRRNKATDYIITTLSFIAYSTPVYFLGLVLVLVFSQQLAWFPSQAPQGDTLGQVFSDPQALVLPVVAGAASMVAVFSRYMRAATLENLSEDYVRTARAGGSRSRAILGRHVFRNSLTPVVAMLGYYIPVLFGGALVVEQLFNYPGMGLLFWTAAQSSDYPVLLGCVLVIAVATVTGTLLADIVQRIIDPRVKAGRA is encoded by the coding sequence ATGAGCACTTCCTCGTACCTGATCAGACGCGTCCTCCAGGCCGTCGTGGTGATCGTCATCGTGACGATCGTCGTCTTCGGCCTGCTGCACGCCCTTCCCGGTGGCCCCGCGCGCGGGATCCTCGGGCCGCAGGCGACCGCCCAGCAGATCGCCCGCTTCAACCACGAACAGGGCCTCGACAAGTCCCTGCCCGTGCAGTACTTCCACTACCTCGGCCAGTTGCTGCGCGGTGACCTCGGGACCTCGTACACCCTCAACGAGCCGGTCTCCCAGCTCATCGGCGAACGGCTGCCGAAGACGCTGGTCCTCACCCTGCTGTCGGCTCTCGTGGGTCTCGTCCTCGCGATCCCGCTGGGCATGTGGCAGGCCGTGCGGCGCAACAAGGCCACGGACTACATCATCACCACGCTGAGCTTCATCGCCTACTCCACGCCCGTGTACTTCCTCGGGCTCGTCCTGGTGCTGGTCTTCAGCCAGCAGTTGGCCTGGTTCCCCTCGCAGGCTCCGCAGGGCGACACCCTGGGCCAGGTGTTCTCCGACCCGCAGGCACTGGTGCTGCCGGTCGTCGCGGGTGCGGCCTCCATGGTCGCGGTGTTCAGCCGGTACATGCGGGCGGCCACCCTGGAGAACCTCTCCGAGGACTACGTCCGCACGGCCAGGGCCGGCGGCTCCCGCTCCCGCGCCATCCTGGGACGGCACGTCTTCCGGAACTCGCTGACGCCCGTGGTGGCCATGCTCGGCTACTACATCCCGGTGCTCTTCGGCGGCGCCCTCGTCGTCGAGCAGCTCTTCAACTACCCCGGAATGGGGCTGCTGTTCTGGACGGCGGCACAGTCCTCCGACTACCCGGTCCTCCTGGGCTGCGTCCTGGTGATCGCCGTCGCCACCGTCACCGGCACCCTGCTCGCCGACATCGTCCAGCGGATCATCGACCCCCGAGTGAAGGCAGGCCGGGCATGA
- a CDS encoding peptide ABC transporter substrate-binding protein — protein sequence MFLAHPAASRRWAFVAGAAVITGALVTGCSGGGTSSSGSAASDTINYALPANFTPNWILPIGTAAHLNTNNSSISQAAWEPLIAYDGSTGKVGWNKGNSLASDAKFAPDSKSVTITLGARHWSDGKPITSRDVEFWFNLVKANKADWASYSPGKAPDNWTSLKTVDDTHFTITFDKAYNQEWMLANELSMIRPIPQHVWDKTSDSGAVSDLDRTAAGAKQVWTYLNNAAKKISGYATDPLWKTVSGPYTIKSFSTAGKVQLTANAKYDGGGKANIKNVNLLPFTTTDAEENALRAGTVDYGYINATDLGQESAFKAKGYSVKPWSGWAITYMPYNFNNPAMGPVFKQLYARQAIQKSVDQATLSKVVFNGSAVSTYGPIPQGQESSFVSADQKNNPYPFDTAGAKKLLTDHGWTEKGGTMVCNAPGTGDNQCGAGVDKGTKFEMQVLSQSGSTVTDNMMSALQSSFAKTGIKFGIKTAPVNSVLSQAGQCKSGDSGCSWQLSFFGTAGSWYFPAYPSGDSLFASGGGSNFGSYSNADVDKLITETTTSSSNESVQKYSAALAKDLPVIWLPEPDYQISVVKNGLGGFAQDSLANFHPAMWKWTK from the coding sequence ATGTTCCTTGCTCACCCGGCCGCCAGCCGCCGCTGGGCCTTCGTCGCGGGTGCCGCCGTCATCACCGGCGCGCTGGTCACCGGCTGTTCCGGCGGCGGTACCTCGTCCTCCGGTTCGGCGGCGTCGGACACGATCAACTACGCGCTCCCGGCGAACTTCACCCCGAACTGGATCCTCCCGATCGGCACCGCCGCGCACCTGAACACCAACAACTCGTCCATATCCCAGGCCGCCTGGGAACCCCTGATCGCGTACGACGGCTCCACCGGCAAGGTCGGCTGGAACAAGGGCAACTCCCTCGCCTCGGACGCGAAGTTCGCCCCGGACAGCAAGAGCGTGACGATCACCCTCGGCGCGCGCCACTGGAGCGACGGCAAGCCGATCACCTCGCGCGACGTGGAGTTCTGGTTCAACCTCGTCAAGGCGAACAAGGCCGACTGGGCCAGCTACAGCCCGGGCAAGGCGCCCGACAACTGGACCTCCCTCAAGACGGTCGACGACACGCACTTCACGATCACCTTCGACAAGGCGTACAACCAGGAATGGATGCTCGCCAACGAGTTGAGCATGATCCGGCCGATCCCGCAGCACGTCTGGGACAAGACGAGCGACTCGGGCGCCGTCTCCGACCTGGACCGCACCGCCGCCGGCGCCAAGCAGGTCTGGACGTACCTCAACAACGCCGCCAAGAAGATCTCCGGCTACGCGACCGACCCGCTGTGGAAGACGGTCAGCGGCCCGTACACCATCAAGTCGTTCTCCACCGCGGGCAAGGTCCAACTGACCGCCAACGCGAAGTACGACGGCGGCGGCAAGGCCAACATCAAGAACGTCAACCTGCTGCCGTTCACCACCACCGACGCCGAGGAGAACGCCCTCCGCGCCGGGACCGTCGACTACGGCTACATCAACGCCACCGACCTGGGCCAGGAGTCGGCCTTCAAGGCCAAGGGCTACTCGGTGAAGCCGTGGAGCGGCTGGGCGATCACCTACATGCCGTACAACTTCAACAACCCGGCCATGGGCCCGGTGTTCAAGCAGCTGTACGCCCGTCAGGCGATCCAGAAGTCGGTGGACCAGGCCACTCTCTCCAAGGTGGTCTTCAACGGCAGCGCCGTGTCCACCTACGGGCCGATCCCGCAGGGCCAGGAGTCGTCCTTCGTCTCGGCCGACCAGAAGAACAACCCGTACCCCTTCGACACCGCGGGGGCCAAGAAGCTGCTCACCGACCACGGTTGGACGGAGAAGGGCGGCACCATGGTGTGCAACGCCCCCGGCACCGGTGACAACCAGTGCGGAGCGGGCGTCGACAAGGGCACCAAGTTCGAGATGCAGGTGCTGTCCCAGTCCGGCTCGACCGTGACCGACAACATGATGAGCGCGCTGCAGTCGTCGTTCGCGAAGACCGGCATCAAGTTCGGCATCAAGACCGCACCGGTCAACTCCGTGCTGTCGCAGGCCGGTCAGTGCAAGTCCGGCGACTCGGGCTGCTCGTGGCAGCTGTCCTTCTTCGGCACCGCGGGCAGCTGGTACTTCCCCGCCTACCCGAGCGGTGACTCGCTCTTCGCCTCCGGTGGCGGCTCCAACTTCGGCAGCTACTCCAACGCCGACGTCGACAAGCTGATCACCGAGACCACCACCTCCTCCTCGAACGAGTCGGTGCAGAAGTACAGCGCCGCCCTCGCCAAGGACCTCCCCGTGATCTGGCTGCCGGAGCCCGACTACCAGATCTCCGTGGTGAAGAACGGCCTCGGCGGCTTCGCCCAGGACTCGCTCGCCAACTTCCACCCCGCCATGTGGAAGTGGACCAAGTAA
- a CDS encoding ROK family transcriptional regulator, with translation MTEISARDRKSTRGVSSKGSAPKSATLATRVLELVASGQASSRAELAQLLGTAPSTISLTVAELVERGLIAEEGTQSSTGGRPRRVLRAGSTDEYAVAADVGGRHARIGVVLPGNGVRDVANVPFEIGDGPEAALPRLAEHLESLAERRGRARLRGVGLSLPGPVDVTAGAVVLPSRMPGWNRFPVAAWLEERFGVPAVVDNDANCMAVGEQSVRPAEHRRTITVKIGSAIGAGVIIDGSLYRGATGAAGDITHIRIDGGADIPCSCGNTGCLETVASGAALVRILRERGLDVTSTEDVVQLATDADPEATRAVRRAGDHLGQVLAANVNFFNPDAVYLGGILSTLEPFVAAVRSQLYESCHPLVTEHLTIERAALGADAGLAGVGLFALQRALARALGDAGGTGTDPFRTGTPSRSG, from the coding sequence ATGACTGAAATAAGTGCACGGGACCGCAAGAGCACCAGGGGCGTGTCCTCGAAGGGTTCCGCGCCGAAGAGCGCGACCCTCGCCACGCGGGTTCTCGAACTCGTCGCATCGGGGCAGGCGTCGTCCCGCGCCGAACTCGCGCAGCTCCTCGGCACGGCTCCCTCGACCATCTCCCTCACGGTGGCCGAACTGGTCGAGCGCGGGCTCATCGCCGAGGAGGGCACCCAGTCCTCGACCGGGGGCCGCCCGCGCAGGGTGCTCAGGGCCGGCAGCACCGACGAGTACGCCGTTGCCGCCGACGTGGGCGGCCGCCATGCCCGGATCGGGGTGGTGCTCCCGGGCAACGGGGTCCGCGACGTGGCCAACGTCCCCTTCGAGATCGGCGACGGTCCCGAGGCCGCGCTGCCCAGGCTCGCCGAGCACCTGGAGTCCCTGGCCGAGCGGCGGGGACGCGCCCGGCTCCGAGGCGTCGGGCTGTCGCTGCCCGGCCCGGTGGACGTGACCGCCGGCGCCGTCGTGCTGCCCTCCCGGATGCCCGGCTGGAACCGTTTCCCGGTGGCCGCCTGGCTGGAGGAGCGATTCGGCGTCCCGGCCGTCGTGGACAACGACGCCAACTGCATGGCCGTCGGCGAGCAGAGTGTCAGGCCCGCCGAGCACCGGCGGACGATCACGGTGAAGATCGGCTCGGCGATCGGCGCCGGAGTCATCATCGACGGCAGCCTCTACCGGGGCGCCACCGGAGCCGCCGGCGACATCACCCACATCCGGATCGACGGCGGCGCCGACATCCCCTGCTCCTGCGGCAACACCGGGTGCCTGGAGACCGTCGCGTCGGGCGCCGCGCTCGTCCGCATCCTGCGCGAACGCGGTCTGGACGTCACCAGCACCGAGGACGTGGTCCAGCTCGCCACCGACGCCGACCCGGAGGCCACCCGTGCCGTCCGCAGGGCCGGCGACCACCTCGGCCAGGTGCTCGCCGCCAACGTCAACTTCTTCAACCCGGACGCCGTCTACCTCGGCGGCATCCTCTCCACCCTCGAACCGTTCGTCGCCGCGGTACGCAGCCAGCTCTACGAGAGCTGCCACCCCCTGGTGACCGAACACCTCACCATCGAACGGGCCGCCCTCGGCGCCGACGCGGGACTGGCCGGAGTCGGGCTGTTCGCCCTGCAGCGCGCCCTGGCCCGCGCTCTGGGCGACGCCGGTGGCACCGGCACGGACCCCTTCCGTACCGGCACTCCTTCCAGGAGCGGCTGA
- a CDS encoding M81 family metallopeptidase encodes MTHTRPAVARPVIAVAGLGIESSTFSPARTEAPAFHPSRGAEVFDRYPFLAPGEELREAAEWHGALVGKSLPGGTVTAAAWTALTDELVERLAALPRLDGLWYDIHGAMTVEGVDDAEAVLLERIRATIGPDVIVSTSMDLHGNVSRELAHGSDLITCYRMAPHEDHMETKERAVRNLVELLVSGGPRPVKAWVPVPVLLAGEQTSTRIEPAKSVYAAVDEVEAADGVTDAAIWVGYAWADEPRNRAVVVVTGDDTAAVSAGAERLARGFWDARHDFDFVAPTGTYDELIDEALASDRRPYFISDTGDNPTAGGAGDVTWGLTRLLERPEFQKEDGPTVVYASVPAPAAIDTAVAAGIGATVTVTAGAEVDDRHAGPVTLTGVVHAIRHGDRDAETEVVVRVGSVYAILTRLRKPYHHEHDFTDLGLAPRSADIVIVKIGYLEPELFDMSVGWKMALTPGGVDQDLVRLGHRRIRRPMYPFDRDMAAPDLTARIIPASDQPLTGIDE; translated from the coding sequence ATGACGCACACCCGCCCCGCCGTCGCCCGCCCCGTCATCGCCGTAGCCGGCCTCGGCATCGAGTCCTCGACCTTCTCACCCGCCCGCACCGAGGCGCCCGCCTTCCACCCCTCTCGCGGCGCCGAGGTGTTCGACCGGTACCCCTTCCTCGCCCCCGGCGAGGAACTGCGTGAGGCCGCCGAATGGCACGGCGCCCTGGTCGGCAAGTCGCTGCCCGGCGGCACCGTCACCGCCGCCGCCTGGACCGCGCTCACCGACGAACTCGTGGAACGCCTCGCCGCGCTGCCCCGGCTGGACGGCCTCTGGTACGACATCCACGGCGCCATGACGGTGGAGGGCGTCGACGACGCCGAGGCCGTGCTGCTGGAACGCATCCGCGCCACCATCGGCCCGGACGTGATCGTCTCCACCTCGATGGACCTGCACGGCAACGTCTCCCGCGAACTCGCCCACGGCAGCGACCTGATCACCTGTTACCGGATGGCCCCGCACGAGGACCACATGGAGACCAAGGAGCGCGCCGTGCGCAACCTGGTCGAGCTGCTGGTCTCCGGCGGCCCCCGCCCGGTCAAGGCGTGGGTGCCGGTCCCCGTGCTGCTGGCCGGCGAGCAGACCTCCACCCGGATCGAGCCCGCGAAGAGCGTGTACGCGGCCGTGGACGAGGTCGAGGCCGCGGACGGCGTGACGGACGCCGCCATCTGGGTCGGCTACGCCTGGGCGGACGAACCCCGCAACCGCGCCGTCGTGGTCGTCACCGGCGACGACACGGCGGCGGTCTCGGCCGGGGCCGAACGCCTCGCCCGGGGCTTCTGGGACGCCCGCCACGACTTCGACTTCGTCGCCCCGACCGGCACCTACGACGAGCTGATCGACGAGGCGCTCGCCTCGGACCGGCGGCCGTACTTCATCAGCGACACCGGCGACAACCCCACCGCGGGCGGCGCCGGCGACGTCACCTGGGGCCTGACCCGGCTGCTGGAGCGACCGGAGTTCCAGAAGGAGGACGGGCCGACCGTCGTCTACGCCTCGGTGCCCGCCCCCGCCGCGATCGACACCGCCGTCGCCGCCGGGATCGGCGCCACCGTCACCGTCACCGCCGGCGCGGAGGTCGACGACCGGCACGCGGGTCCCGTCACCCTCACCGGCGTGGTCCACGCGATCCGGCACGGCGACCGGGACGCCGAGACCGAGGTCGTCGTCCGCGTCGGCAGCGTGTACGCGATCCTCACCAGGCTGCGCAAGCCGTACCACCACGAGCACGACTTCACCGACCTCGGCCTCGCGCCACGCTCCGCCGACATCGTGATCGTCAAGATCGGCTACCTGGAGCCCGAACTGTTCGACATGTCGGTGGGCTGGAAGATGGCGCTCACCCCCGGTGGTGTCGACCAGGACCTGGTGCGCCTCGGCCACCGCCGGATCCGCCGCCCGATGTATCCCTTCGACCGTGACATGGCCGCCCCGGACCTGACGGCGCGCATCATCCCGGCGTCGGACCAGCCGCTCACCGGGATCGACGAGTGA